One stretch of Ornithinimicrobium ciconiae DNA includes these proteins:
- a CDS encoding LVIVD repeat-containing protein: MVAATVSLALTPVAAAACTDHYKEELEMAAARQAASDGTTVEAADAGKGNGKGNGKGKGHGNAQTGPSTLVTTPPTGASKDVEFIGQLPEAVGATAINFIDYPGKQKVMFVTGRFGLKSYDISDPEHPLPLDSIDMPGFWQNEDMDVDPKRKLVFMARDPRAFGQNQATGESGVYIVDAKFPHDLKVLSYTEVPAGHTTTCVNDCQFLWSGGPRPADWQPEDWDGRPIFAVDIRNPKKPKVHEYAIDLGRNDGVTDYSHDVQVDEAGVAWVSGAGGIRGYWTKGRQWDPVENRYRVASATDPVPYAGGKFYQSNQETWGGSLAHNLVRPLESLGDYDAGKVALVTIENFTSSCETDGRLLIVDLADSEQGQAWGSTEADPYRLPVISEWSPYGKPGSLPGAGCSAHYFQLRDGVLAQSYYGQGTHFIDVSDPANPTQIAYYRADGGSHWAPYWVGDVMYIADGSRGVDIVRPTYAQNG, encoded by the coding sequence ATGGTGGCGGCGACCGTCAGCCTGGCGTTGACTCCGGTCGCTGCGGCCGCCTGCACCGACCACTACAAGGAAGAGTTGGAGATGGCGGCCGCCCGTCAGGCGGCGTCAGACGGCACGACCGTCGAGGCTGCCGACGCAGGCAAGGGCAATGGCAAGGGGAACGGCAAGGGCAAGGGCCACGGCAACGCCCAGACTGGCCCGAGCACCCTGGTCACCACGCCGCCGACCGGCGCTTCGAAGGACGTCGAGTTCATCGGTCAGCTGCCCGAGGCCGTCGGTGCGACCGCGATCAACTTCATCGACTACCCGGGCAAGCAGAAGGTCATGTTCGTCACCGGACGCTTCGGCCTGAAGTCCTACGACATCAGTGACCCCGAGCACCCGCTCCCGCTCGACTCCATCGACATGCCGGGCTTCTGGCAGAACGAGGACATGGATGTCGACCCCAAGCGCAAGCTGGTCTTCATGGCTCGCGACCCCCGTGCTTTCGGTCAGAACCAGGCCACCGGGGAGTCCGGTGTTTACATCGTTGACGCCAAGTTCCCGCACGACCTGAAGGTCCTGAGCTACACCGAGGTGCCTGCGGGGCACACCACGACCTGCGTCAACGACTGCCAGTTCCTCTGGTCTGGTGGGCCGCGTCCCGCCGACTGGCAGCCCGAGGACTGGGACGGCCGCCCGATCTTCGCGGTCGATATCCGCAACCCCAAGAAGCCCAAGGTCCACGAGTATGCAATCGACCTGGGACGCAATGACGGCGTGACCGACTACTCGCACGACGTGCAGGTTGACGAGGCCGGTGTTGCGTGGGTCTCGGGCGCTGGTGGCATCCGCGGCTACTGGACCAAGGGCCGACAGTGGGACCCGGTGGAGAACCGCTACCGCGTGGCCTCCGCCACGGACCCCGTGCCCTACGCCGGTGGCAAGTTCTACCAGTCCAACCAGGAGACCTGGGGTGGCTCGCTCGCGCACAACCTGGTGCGTCCGCTCGAGTCGCTGGGCGACTACGACGCCGGCAAGGTGGCGCTCGTGACCATCGAGAACTTCACCTCGTCCTGCGAGACGGACGGTCGTCTGCTCATTGTCGACCTGGCCGACAGCGAGCAGGGTCAGGCGTGGGGCTCGACCGAGGCGGACCCGTACCGCCTGCCGGTGATCTCCGAGTGGAGCCCCTACGGCAAGCCGGGCAGCCTGCCCGGTGCCGGGTGCTCGGCGCACTACTTCCAGTTGCGTGATGGGGTGCTCGCCCAGTCCTACTACGGCCAGGGCACGCACTTCATCGACGTCAGTGACCCCGCGAACCCGACGCAGATCGCCTACTACCGGGCGGACGGCGGGTCGCACTGGGCGCCCTACTGGGTCGGTGACGTGATGTACATCGCCGATGGTTCGCGTGGGGTGGACATCGTCCGTCCCACCTACGCCCAGAACGGCTGA
- the atpD gene encoding F0F1 ATP synthase subunit beta — protein MTATVNETDTQQGQGGVGRLARIIGPVVDIEFPPGQIPSMYNLLTTQVELNGETKTLNLEVALDIGDSMVRAISLQPTDGLVRGAQVQDTGGPITVPVGDVTLGHVFNATGDVLDLPEGETLEITERWGIHRKAPAFDQLESKTQMFETGIKVIDLLTPYVQGGKIGLFGGAGVGKTVLIQEMIARVARDHGGVSVFAGVGERTREGNDLIVEMEEAGVLGQTALVFGQMDEPPGTRLRVALSALTMAEYFRDVQKQDVLLFIDNIFRFTQAGSEVSTLLGRMPSAVGYQPTLADEMGVLQERITSTRGHSITSMQAIYVPADDYTDPAPATTFAHLDATTELSRPIASMGIYPAVDPLTSTSRILDRRYITPEHYDTAVRVKSILQRYKELQDIIAILGIDELSEEDKILVGRARRIQRFLSQNTYVAKQFTGIEGSTVPLADTIEAFTKVADGDYDHLPEQAFFMCGGLDDVERQAAELEKNS, from the coding sequence ATGACTGCAACCGTGAACGAGACGGACACCCAGCAGGGTCAGGGCGGCGTCGGTCGTCTTGCCCGCATCATCGGCCCCGTGGTCGACATCGAGTTCCCCCCGGGTCAGATCCCCTCGATGTACAACCTGCTCACCACCCAGGTCGAGCTCAACGGCGAGACCAAGACGCTGAACCTCGAGGTCGCCCTCGACATCGGCGACAGCATGGTCCGCGCCATCTCGCTGCAGCCGACCGACGGTCTGGTCCGCGGCGCGCAGGTGCAGGACACCGGCGGCCCGATCACCGTGCCCGTCGGCGACGTCACCCTGGGTCACGTCTTCAACGCGACCGGTGACGTGCTCGACCTCCCCGAGGGCGAGACGCTGGAGATCACCGAGCGCTGGGGCATCCACCGCAAGGCTCCGGCCTTCGACCAGCTGGAGTCCAAGACCCAGATGTTCGAGACCGGCATCAAGGTCATCGACCTGCTGACCCCCTATGTCCAGGGTGGCAAGATCGGTCTGTTCGGTGGTGCCGGTGTCGGCAAGACCGTCCTGATCCAGGAGATGATCGCCCGTGTCGCCCGCGACCACGGTGGTGTGTCGGTCTTCGCCGGTGTCGGTGAGCGCACCCGTGAGGGCAACGACCTGATCGTCGAGATGGAGGAGGCCGGCGTTCTCGGCCAGACCGCGCTCGTCTTCGGTCAGATGGACGAGCCGCCGGGCACCCGCCTGCGGGTGGCCCTGTCCGCGCTGACGATGGCGGAGTACTTCCGCGACGTGCAGAAGCAGGACGTGCTGCTGTTCATCGACAACATCTTCCGCTTCACGCAGGCCGGGTCCGAGGTCTCCACGCTGCTGGGCCGCATGCCCTCGGCCGTGGGTTACCAGCCGACGCTGGCTGACGAGATGGGTGTGCTGCAGGAGCGGATCACCTCGACGCGTGGTCACTCGATCACCTCGATGCAGGCGATCTACGTCCCCGCCGACGACTACACCGACCCGGCTCCGGCGACCACCTTCGCCCACCTGGACGCGACCACCGAGCTGTCCCGTCCGATCGCGTCGATGGGTATCTACCCGGCCGTGGACCCGCTGACCTCGACCAGCCGGATCCTGGACCGTCGTTACATCACCCCCGAGCACTACGACACCGCGGTCCGCGTTAAGTCGATCCTGCAGCGCTACAAGGAGCTCCAGGACATCATCGCCATCCTCGGCATCGACGAGCTCTCCGAGGAGGACAAGATCCTCGTCGGCCGCGCGCGCCGCATCCAGCGCTTCCTGTCCCAGAACACCTACGTCGCCAAGCAGTTCACCGGCATCGAGGGTTCGACGGTGCCGCTGGCCGACACCATCGAGGCGTTCACCAAGGTCGCCGACGGCGACTACGACCACCTCCCGGAGCAGGCCTTCTTCATGTGTGGTGGGCTGGACGACGTCGAGCGCCAGGCCGCCGAGCTCGAGAAGAACAGCTGA
- a CDS encoding F0F1 ATP synthase subunit gamma, whose translation MGAQQRIYRQRSRSVQSTKKITRAMELIAASRVVKARERVAQTTPYARAITRAVSAVATFSTDVDHPLTLERQNPTKAGVLIVTSDRGLAGAYSANALKNYEALRELLEGEGREVVPFLAGRKAEGYFRFRQRDFEESWTGFSDKPTYEVAKEIGDRLTADFIKGADNGGVDEIHVIYTQFKSMVTQEVQVVRLLPLEVVEEEERASEEELYPLYDFEPNGPEVLDALLPQYVNSRIYNALLQSAASELAARQAAMKSATDNAEELLKTYTRLANQARQAEITQEISEIVSGASALADAK comes from the coding sequence ATGGGAGCGCAGCAGCGGATCTACCGCCAGCGCAGCCGGTCCGTCCAGTCGACCAAGAAGATCACCAGGGCGATGGAGCTCATCGCCGCCTCCCGCGTCGTCAAGGCCCGCGAGCGGGTCGCGCAGACCACCCCGTATGCCCGTGCGATCACCCGCGCGGTGTCGGCCGTGGCGACGTTCTCCACAGACGTCGACCACCCCCTGACCCTGGAGCGGCAGAACCCCACGAAGGCCGGGGTGCTGATCGTCACCAGCGACCGCGGGTTGGCCGGTGCCTACTCCGCCAACGCGCTGAAGAACTACGAGGCACTGCGTGAGCTGCTCGAGGGTGAGGGCCGAGAGGTCGTCCCCTTCCTTGCCGGTCGCAAGGCCGAGGGCTACTTCCGGTTCCGGCAGCGGGACTTTGAGGAGTCGTGGACCGGGTTCTCCGACAAGCCGACCTACGAGGTTGCCAAGGAGATCGGGGACCGCCTGACGGCCGACTTCATCAAGGGTGCGGACAACGGTGGGGTCGATGAGATCCACGTCATCTACACCCAGTTCAAGTCCATGGTCACCCAGGAGGTGCAGGTCGTGCGCCTGCTGCCGCTGGAGGTCGTGGAGGAGGAGGAGCGCGCCAGCGAGGAGGAGCTCTACCCGCTCTACGACTTCGAGCCCAATGGGCCTGAGGTGCTGGATGCGCTGCTCCCGCAGTATGTCAACTCGCGGATCTACAACGCACTGCTCCAGTCGGCTGCCTCTGAGCTGGCCGCCCGGCAGGCCGCGATGAAGTCCGCGACGGATAACGCCGAGGAGCTCCTGAAGACCTACACCCGGTTGGCCAACCAGGCACGCCAGGCCGAGATCACCCAAGAGATCAGCGAAATCGTGAGTGGCGCCAGCGCCCTCGCCGACGCCAAGTGA
- a CDS encoding F0F1 ATP synthase subunit epsilon, protein MSALQVELVAADRMVWKGEASFVRARSIDGELGILPDHTPLLGVLVEGEVMIETGGARETVTIDSGFLSVDHNRVTIVAAQVDASGLSA, encoded by the coding sequence GTGAGTGCACTGCAGGTTGAGCTTGTCGCCGCCGACCGGATGGTCTGGAAGGGCGAAGCCAGTTTTGTGCGCGCTCGCAGCATCGATGGTGAGCTCGGCATCCTGCCGGACCACACGCCGCTGCTGGGCGTCCTGGTCGAGGGTGAGGTCATGATCGAGACCGGAGGGGCGCGGGAGACCGTGACCATCGACTCCGGTTTCCTGTCGGTGGACCACAACCGGGTCACCATCGTGGCGGCCCAGGTGGACGCCTCCGGACTCAGCGCGTGA
- a CDS encoding DUF2550 family protein has protein sequence MDAGVLVLIALAVLSAALVMGIGLLAFHHFAGSARSFPCAYRSGEHEDWSRGLLHYDTGRLDHYGRGGPFRQPLHKWQRSALDLGIAREENPAAFPWLNAPVIAVPCEYADTRFELALGLEHYTGLRSWLESVPPGWNANVA, from the coding sequence ATGGATGCCGGCGTCCTCGTGCTCATCGCGCTCGCGGTGCTCTCGGCTGCGCTGGTCATGGGCATCGGCCTGCTGGCCTTCCACCACTTCGCTGGCAGTGCCCGTTCCTTCCCCTGTGCCTACCGCTCTGGCGAGCACGAGGACTGGAGCCGCGGGCTGCTTCACTACGACACGGGCCGTCTCGACCATTATGGTCGCGGCGGCCCCTTTCGTCAGCCGCTGCACAAGTGGCAACGCTCCGCCCTGGACCTGGGCATCGCCCGCGAGGAGAACCCCGCCGCCTTCCCGTGGCTGAATGCTCCGGTGATCGCTGTGCCCTGCGAGTATGCCGACACGCGCTTTGAGCTGGCTCTCGGGCTGGAGCACTACACCGGTCTGCGTTCCTGGCTGGAGTCCGTGCCTCCGGGCTGGAACGCCAACGTCGCCTAG